The following are from one region of the Gammaproteobacteria bacterium genome:
- a CDS encoding EAL domain-containing protein, with product MNELLRILIIDDDDVDRMTVLRACKSAGVIMHAEEAPNGKIGLELLKTHTFDCVFLDYLLPDSDGLTILRAARTAGVDTPIVMLTGHGDERLAVEMMQAGANDYLPKGKISPESLAHSLRHAMRLHQAEIDRQAVERKLQASNRRITDILESISDAFFAVTSDWCVTYVNKEAERLLQSRRADLLDQNLLERLPHFSPWFREALIKAMSQKTPLTAEGFDAQSGLWIEAHSYPGNDGISVYFHDITERKQAEERLSFLANYDALTSLPNRILLKDRLAQALARLPWQNRVLGVLFCDLDRFKIVNDTLGHNVGDHLLKEMARRLKQCVRSGDTVARLGGDEFVILLTDMARAEDVGTIAQKIIESLGQPLNLEGQEVFVTASVGISLYPTDSADPDTLLKKADVAMYRAKDMGKNGYQFYSPMMDAKHTQRLSLESAMRHGLAREEFRVFYQPLVELVSGRIVGAEALIRWQHPELGMISPMDFLPLAEETGLIIPIGNWVLHTACAQAQAWATSGHHGLRMAVNLSNRQYRQDNLLGAVRNALERTGLAPTCLELELTEEIVMRNMKHSSALLESIRAMGIALAIDDFGTGYSSLGHLRRFPIQTVKVDRSFITDLPGNTDAAAITEAIIAMAHKLKLEVVAEGVETEAQRAFLQEQGCDVMQGYLFSPPVPAEKWDALWLKQSATYWTA from the coding sequence ATGAACGAACTGTTGCGCATATTGATCATTGACGACGACGACGTGGATCGCATGACGGTCCTTCGTGCGTGCAAATCGGCCGGGGTCATCATGCACGCGGAAGAAGCGCCCAACGGCAAGATAGGGCTGGAGTTATTGAAAACGCATACCTTCGACTGCGTCTTCCTTGATTATCTCCTGCCGGACAGTGATGGTCTCACAATCTTGCGCGCGGCGCGGACTGCGGGTGTCGACACGCCGATCGTCATGCTCACGGGTCACGGTGATGAGCGCCTTGCGGTGGAGATGATGCAGGCAGGCGCCAACGATTACCTACCCAAAGGCAAGATTTCGCCGGAGAGCCTCGCCCACAGCCTGCGGCACGCAATGCGCCTGCACCAAGCGGAGATCGATCGGCAAGCAGTAGAACGAAAGCTACAAGCGTCCAATCGACGCATCACCGATATCCTGGAGAGCATCAGCGATGCGTTCTTCGCGGTGACCAGTGATTGGTGCGTGACCTATGTAAACAAAGAGGCGGAGCGCCTGCTTCAGTCCCGGCGCGCGGACCTGCTTGACCAAAACCTCCTGGAACGCCTACCCCATTTTTCCCCCTGGTTCCGCGAGGCGCTGATCAAGGCCATGAGCCAGAAAACGCCACTCACCGCCGAGGGTTTCGACGCACAGTCTGGACTATGGATTGAGGCCCACAGCTACCCAGGTAACGATGGCATCTCGGTCTACTTCCACGACATCACAGAACGCAAACAGGCTGAAGAACGACTCAGCTTTCTCGCCAATTACGACGCCCTCACGAGCCTGCCCAACCGCATCCTGCTCAAAGACCGGCTCGCCCAGGCGCTTGCCCGCCTGCCCTGGCAGAATCGTGTACTGGGCGTGTTGTTCTGCGATCTGGACCGCTTCAAGATAGTAAACGACACCCTGGGGCACAACGTTGGCGACCACTTGCTCAAGGAAATGGCACGACGCCTCAAACAGTGCGTGCGCAGCGGCGACACCGTGGCGCGCCTTGGTGGCGACGAATTCGTGATCCTGCTCACCGATATGGCGCGCGCCGAGGACGTCGGCACCATTGCGCAAAAGATCATCGAATCCTTGGGCCAGCCCCTGAACCTGGAAGGGCAAGAGGTTTTTGTCACCGCAAGCGTCGGCATCAGCCTCTATCCCACCGACAGCGCCGACCCCGACACCTTGCTCAAAAAGGCGGATGTGGCTATGTACCGCGCCAAGGACATGGGCAAGAACGGCTATCAATTCTATTCGCCCATGATGGACGCCAAACACACGCAACGTCTCAGCCTGGAGAGCGCTATGCGCCATGGGTTGGCGCGGGAAGAATTCCGCGTATTTTACCAACCTCTGGTGGAGTTGGTCTCTGGCCGCATCGTCGGCGCCGAAGCACTAATACGCTGGCAACACCCCGAGCTGGGCATGATCTCGCCGATGGATTTTCTACCGCTGGCCGAAGAAACAGGGTTGATCATTCCCATCGGCAACTGGGTGCTGCACACGGCCTGCGCCCAGGCACAGGCTTGGGCTACGAGCGGGCATCACGGGCTGCGCATGGCGGTCAACTTATCCAACCGTCAGTACCGCCAGGATAATCTGCTCGGCGCAGTACGTAATGCTTTGGAAAGAACGGGACTGGCACCAACGTGCCTCGAACTCGAGTTGACCGAGGAGATAGTAATGCGCAACATGAAGCACTCCTCGGCCCTGCTGGAGAGCATCCGCGCCATGGGCATCGCACTCGCCATCGATGACTTCGGCACCGGTTACTCTTCTTTAGGCCACTTGCGTCGCTTCCCAATTCAAACCGTCAAAGTCGACCGCTCCTTCATCACCGATCTGCCCGGCAACACGGACGCCGCAGCCATCACCGAGGCTATCATCGCCATGGCTCACAAGCTCAAGTTGGAAGTGGTCGCCGAGGGAGTGGAGACAGAGGCGCAACGGGCCTTCCTCCAGGAGCAGGGGTGCGACGTCATGCAGGGTTATCTGTTCAGCCCGCCAGTCCCGGCCGAGAAATGGGACGCGCTGTGGCTGAAACAATCAGCCACGTACTGGACAGCCTGA
- a CDS encoding response regulator, whose translation MKDNSVNILLVEDDEVDAMNVKRAFKKTNICNPLFHAGNGLEALDMLRGTGGVEKIIPKPRIILLDLNMPRMNGIEFLHELRADPELHDISVVVLTTSNEERDKVAAYNLNVAGYILKPVEPERFIEAIGTLNLYWNLIELP comes from the coding sequence ATGAAAGACAATTCGGTGAATATACTCCTGGTGGAAGACGACGAAGTCGACGCCATGAACGTCAAACGGGCGTTCAAGAAGACCAATATCTGCAACCCGTTATTTCATGCAGGGAACGGCCTGGAGGCCTTGGACATGCTGCGCGGTACGGGCGGGGTGGAAAAGATCATCCCCAAGCCGCGCATCATCCTCCTGGACCTCAATATGCCGCGCATGAACGGCATCGAGTTCCTGCATGAACTGCGTGCCGATCCCGAATTGCACGATATCAGTGTGGTGGTGCTGACCACCTCAAATGAGGAACGCGACAAGGTGGCGGCCTACAACCTCAACGTCGCGGGTTACATTTTGAAGCCCGTGGAGCCGGAAAGATTCATTGAGGCAATTGGCACCCTGAATCTATATTGGAATCTCATCGAGCTGCCCTGA
- a CDS encoding dienelactone hydrolase family protein has product MLKQLVHIPAGAVSLEGMLEVPQDAQGVVLFAHGSGSSRHSPRNNYVAGVLRESGLGTLLIDLLTREEDSDYANRFNIPLLTQRLLAAVHWLDEAPQTQTLHIGLFGASTGAAAALMVAAQLPGKIGAVVSRGGRPDMAGADELSRVKAPTLLLVGGFDDVVIELNQQAYAYLDCQKELVIVPGATHLFEEPGTLEEVAHQAARWFSGYLNDGEVYSGSISVLHFPFLK; this is encoded by the coding sequence ATGCTGAAACAACTGGTACACATTCCCGCCGGCGCAGTCAGCCTGGAAGGAATGCTGGAAGTGCCACAAGATGCCCAGGGCGTTGTGCTGTTCGCCCATGGCAGCGGCAGTAGCCGCCACAGTCCACGCAACAATTATGTGGCTGGGGTGCTGCGTGAGTCAGGCTTGGGTACGTTGCTGATCGACCTGTTAACCCGCGAGGAAGACAGCGATTATGCAAACCGCTTCAATATCCCCCTGCTCACCCAGCGCCTGCTTGCCGCTGTCCACTGGCTTGACGAGGCTCCTCAAACCCAGACACTGCACATCGGTCTATTCGGTGCCAGCACTGGCGCTGCAGCGGCGCTGATGGTTGCAGCCCAATTACCCGGGAAGATCGGCGCCGTGGTATCTCGCGGCGGACGACCCGACATGGCGGGGGCTGATGAGTTAAGCAGGGTCAAGGCACCAACTTTGTTATTGGTAGGCGGCTTTGACGATGTGGTCATTGAGTTAAACCAGCAGGCCTACGCATACCTGGATTGCCAAAAGGAACTGGTCATCGTTCCCGGCGCCACGCACCTGTTTGAGGAGCCGGGTACACTGGAAGAGGTCGCGCACCAGGCAGCGCGGTGGTTTAGCGGGTATCTCAATGACGGTGAAGTGTATAGTGGGTCGATAAGTGTCTTGCACTTCCCCTTTTTGAAATAG
- a CDS encoding ATP-binding protein, whose protein sequence is MNDLLRILIIDDDDVDRMTILRACKSAGLNIEATEAQNGKAGLELLQMQAFDCAFLDYLLPDSDGLKILRAARAAGVATPIVMLTGHGDERLAVEMMQAGANDYLPKGNISPEKLAHSLRHAMRLHQAEMDRQAVERELQASNRRITDILESISDAFFAVADDWHVTYINKEAERLLQTQRENLLDHNLWDRLPLFAPWFREALIKVMIQKAPLTTEGFDAQSGLWIEAHSYPGNDGISVYFRDITERKKAETGILQYNLELSELNQKLQEAQNQLLQSEKMAAVGQLAAGVAHEINNPIGYVHSNLGTLEKYLQDVFGMLDVYEQAESMIADGTVLSRLQAAKQKFGLGFMKEDVPALMSESKEGITRVKKIVQDLKDFSHVDATEEWQWTDLRKGIDSTLSIVNNEIKYKAQVVKEYGVIPEVECLSPQLNQVFMNLLVNAAHAIEARGTITIRTGIEGEEVWVEVADTGKGIAQENLKRIFDPFFTTKPIGKGTGLGLSLSYGIIQKHHGRIEVKSEVGKGTTFRVCLPIKQVFSATSAVSG, encoded by the coding sequence GTGAATGATCTTCTGCGCATATTGATCATTGACGATGACGATGTGGATCGCATGACGATCCTCCGTGCCTGCAAATCGGCCGGGCTCAATATTGAGGCAACGGAAGCGCAAAACGGTAAGGCTGGCCTGGAACTATTGCAAATGCAAGCCTTCGATTGCGCCTTCCTCGATTATCTCCTGCCGGACAGTGATGGCCTCAAAATCTTGCGCGCGGCACGGGCCGCAGGCGTTGCCACGCCGATTGTCATGCTCACTGGCCACGGTGATGAAAGACTGGCGGTGGAGATGATGCAGGCAGGTGCCAATGATTACCTGCCCAAGGGTAATATTTCACCCGAGAAACTCGCCCACAGCCTGCGGCACGCAATGCGCCTGCACCAGGCGGAGATGGATCGGCAAGCAGTAGAACGAGAGCTACAAGCATCCAATCGACGCATCACCGATATCCTGGAGAGCATCAGCGACGCATTCTTCGCAGTGGCCGATGATTGGCATGTGACATATATAAACAAAGAAGCAGAGCGCCTGCTCCAAACGCAACGGGAGAACCTGCTGGATCACAATCTCTGGGATCGCCTACCCCTCTTCGCGCCATGGTTCCGCGAGGCCCTGATCAAGGTAATGATCCAGAAAGCGCCGCTCACCACCGAGGGTTTTGACGCACAGTCTGGGCTATGGATCGAGGCCCACAGCTACCCAGGCAATGATGGCATTTCAGTCTACTTCCGCGATATCACAGAACGCAAGAAAGCCGAGACAGGCATTCTGCAATACAATCTTGAGCTTAGTGAGTTGAATCAAAAACTCCAGGAAGCTCAAAATCAACTGCTGCAGTCAGAAAAAATGGCTGCGGTCGGTCAACTGGCGGCAGGCGTGGCGCACGAGATTAACAATCCAATCGGTTATGTGCACTCCAACTTGGGCACACTGGAAAAGTATCTACAGGATGTGTTTGGCATGCTTGATGTGTATGAGCAGGCAGAGTCTATGATTGCCGATGGGACGGTATTGTCGCGGTTGCAGGCAGCCAAACAGAAATTTGGTTTGGGATTCATGAAAGAAGATGTGCCCGCATTGATGAGCGAGTCGAAAGAAGGGATTACACGCGTCAAAAAAATTGTGCAGGACTTGAAGGACTTCTCCCATGTGGATGCCACGGAAGAATGGCAGTGGACGGACTTGAGAAAGGGAATAGATAGCACGCTGAGCATCGTTAACAACGAGATAAAATACAAGGCGCAAGTCGTGAAGGAATATGGCGTTATCCCGGAGGTGGAATGCCTGTCCCCGCAGCTTAACCAGGTATTCATGAACCTGTTGGTGAACGCGGCGCATGCCATTGAAGCGCGGGGTACGATCACCATCCGTACCGGCATCGAGGGCGAGGAAGTGTGGGTAGAAGTGGCGGATACCGGCAAGGGCATTGCCCAGGAAAACCTGAAACGGATATTTGATCCGTTTTTTACCACCAAGCCAATAGGCAAAGGTACAGGTCTGGGATTGTCGCTGTCGTATGGGATTATCCAGAAGCATCATGGGAGGATTGAGGTGAAAAGCGAAGTGGGTAAAGGAACGACGTTCAGGGTATGCCTGCCGATAAAGCAGGTTTTTTCGGCGACAAGTGCGGTGTCAGGTTGA